In Trichoderma asperellum chromosome 1, complete sequence, a single window of DNA contains:
- the ATG33 gene encoding Autophagy- protein 33 (TransMembrane:3 (n10-20c28/29o52-75i84-102o166-186i)): MAKGISVLKFVGTVSLGLLTGVSYTVSALTLPTLVNLPSSSSAAHALTSLQSALRLPVLALSSLAAAPLFLSFVLSPRYARHPYLFYTSLLAVLSAVAPRYIPKPATSTSKPAGARKATSSRARMEASYEVLGDSHSEGDLPSESELEDINGEEVRANIDGAARAYLARTGFAAAGFVLSVIGLWGDGAPRSIRYY; the protein is encoded by the exons ATGGCAAAGGGGATTTCGGTCCTCAAATTTGTGGGCACAGTGTCCCTTGGCCTGCTGACG GGTGTCTCATATACCGTCTCGGCCCTCACTCTTCCGACCCTCGTCAACctcccatcatcatcttccgcCGCCCACGCCTTGACCTCTCTCCAATCCGCTCTGCGTCTCCCAGTCCTCGCTCTTTCATCTCTTGCCGCCGCTCCGCTATTCCTGTCGTTCGTCTTGTCCCCGCGCTATGCTCGCCACCCGTACCTCTTCTACACGTCCCTGCTCGCTGTGCTGTCTGCCGTAGCTCCTCGCTACATCCCCAAGCCAGCTACCTCAACTTCGAAGCCTGCCGGCGCGCGTAAAGCCACATCATCCAGAGCCAGGATGGAAGCGAGCTATGAGGTCTTGGGTGATTCACACAGCGAGGGAGACTTGCCTAGCGAGTCAGAGCTTGAAGATATCAATGGCGAGGAGGTTAGAGCCAACATTGACGGTGCCGCAAGAGCATACCTTGCCAGGACTGGCTTTGCTGCGGCTGGCTTTGTGCTGTCCGTGATTGGACTCTGGGGTGATGGTGCTCCCAGGTCCATCCGCTATTATTAA